In Macrobrachium rosenbergii isolate ZJJX-2024 chromosome 49, ASM4041242v1, whole genome shotgun sequence, the following are encoded in one genomic region:
- the LOC136832089 gene encoding fibrous sheath CABYR-binding protein-like isoform X2: MAGDEEKKKKKKSKKGEKAEKSDEAPAGGEEAPPPEPEPEPAPPAPEEAPQEEAPPEAPAADAAPPAEGAPAAEAPAEGEEALEPPPAPKKKPKFFVHWNRKKARFYDYNWDYGGNYYSSLVRYIDVRADYPRRMAFAERGIRSNVQRKTIPDTRTTVLLDDVRRSIRNFELSQKTYMK; the protein is encoded by the exons aaaagaagaagaagaagaagtccaaGAAAGGTGAGAAGGCGGAGAAATCTGATGAGGCGCCGGCCGGAGGCGAAGAGGCGCCACCTCCAGAACCAGAACCAGAACCAGCTCCCCCAGCTCCAGAAGAAGCCCCTCAGGAAG AAGCGCCTCCCGAGGCACCCGCCGCGGACGCAGCACCCCCAGCAGAGGGAGCTCCTGCTGCCGAAGCTCCTGCCGAGGGCGAGGAGGCCCTTGAACCACCCCCAGCTCCCAAGAAGAAGCCCAAGTTCTTCGTCCACTGGAACAGGAAGAAGGCCCGTTTCTACGACTACAACTGGGACTACGGTGGCAACTACTACAGTTCCCTGGTTAGGTACATCGACGTGAGAGCTG ATTATCCTCGTCGCATGGCCTTCGCAGAGCGTGGAATTCGCAGCAACGTCCAACGAAAGACCATTCCCGATACTCGCACTACCGTTCTATTGGATGACGTCCGAAGGTCCATCAGGAACTTCGAGCTCTCTCAGAAGACCTACATGAAGTAA
- the LOC136832089 gene encoding fibrous sheath CABYR-binding protein-like isoform X1, translated as MAGDEEKKKKKKSKKGEKAEKSDEAPAGGEEAPPPEPEPEPAPPAPEEAPQEEAPPEAPAADAAPPAEGAPAAEAPAEGEEALEPPPAPKKKPKFFVHWNRKKARFYDYNWDYGGNYYSSLVRYIDVRAGDYPRRMAFAERGIRSNVQRKTIPDTRTTVLLDDVRRSIRNFELSQKTYMK; from the exons aaaagaagaagaagaagaagtccaaGAAAGGTGAGAAGGCGGAGAAATCTGATGAGGCGCCGGCCGGAGGCGAAGAGGCGCCACCTCCAGAACCAGAACCAGAACCAGCTCCCCCAGCTCCAGAAGAAGCCCCTCAGGAAG AAGCGCCTCCCGAGGCACCCGCCGCGGACGCAGCACCCCCAGCAGAGGGAGCTCCTGCTGCCGAAGCTCCTGCCGAGGGCGAGGAGGCCCTTGAACCACCCCCAGCTCCCAAGAAGAAGCCCAAGTTCTTCGTCCACTGGAACAGGAAGAAGGCCCGTTTCTACGACTACAACTGGGACTACGGTGGCAACTACTACAGTTCCCTGGTTAGGTACATCGACGTGAGAGCTGGTG ATTATCCTCGTCGCATGGCCTTCGCAGAGCGTGGAATTCGCAGCAACGTCCAACGAAAGACCATTCCCGATACTCGCACTACCGTTCTATTGGATGACGTCCGAAGGTCCATCAGGAACTTCGAGCTCTCTCAGAAGACCTACATGAAGTAA